In Pan paniscus chromosome 15, NHGRI_mPanPan1-v2.0_pri, whole genome shotgun sequence, the sequence CACTGTTGCTTCGGAGGATGTTGCattcaaggtgccatcttggaggTGGAGATAGGGCCCTTACCTGACACCAAACCTGTTGGTGTCTTGATCTTgggcctcccagcctccagaactgtgagaaatcaattaatattctttctaaattacccagtttcagatcTTCTGTAatagcacaaaatggactaaaacagttGACTTTAGACTCAGCATTATGAAACAAGTCAGTCCATGAACATTCATTTGTTTGTAACTTGGATCAgtaaattacaaattattttttaaaataggaaataacaaaataatataatgaatgcCCAGTTACAGATAAAATTACCTTCATGCCCATCCACACTGATCCTTGTCCTCATGCCTGCCTCATAGGTAAGCACTCTTGTGAAGAGGGTgtgaatgttttttgtttttcattatgaGAGAGTATATATTGAAGGATTCATTCAGAGCTAAAAGGCAAATAAACTGATAACTGACAATATACAAGCTTAAGGAGGAAAATGAATGACAAAATTTCTAGTGATCAAGAGTGAgtgaattgcattttaaaaacagttggtaagtaggctgggtgcagtagctcacgcgtgtaatgccagcactttgggaggccaaggtgggaggatcgcatgaggtcaggagttcaagaccagcctggccaacatgatgaaaccccaactctactaaaaaaatacaaaaattagctgggcttggtggcataggcctgtagtcccagctacttggtaggcccaggagatggaaggtgcagtgagctgagatcgcaccactgcactccagcctgggtgacagagtgagactctgtccaaaaaaaaagatggtaagtACTAAATTACTATAGCATTTAGATtccattatacatattttaagaaGTCATGTATATAATTTACTTTAAACTGCTGATGTTTATATCTGCTAAGATTATGACCAATGTTACatgtttaacttaaaaatatgcaaaggGGTACATTTTTAGGGGCTAGGAAAACAAGTTAGAAAACATGGGATTAGAGAATACATCTAAAAGTGAAAAATCTGGGTTACAGGGCACAGGCAACTTCAACTTTACAAGATATTGCAAGTTTGCTTTCCAAAATGGATATATCAGTTCAAGTTCCACCTGTGTTTCCTCTTCCTTGCCAACACATGGTATATCttgcccttttaaaaaaatctttcagaaagGATGATTCGAGTATCCTGAAAACTTACTCATAATACATCATCCGTTTCTTTCCACAACCAGCAAACCAAATTAATTAGTATACTGTACCAGGGGTGATACCCTGCAAGGACACCTAATGAGTCCTGGGGTGGCTGGAGCCTGGGTTGGTTGCCTTCTGATGCTTTCAGGCTCTTCTGAGCAGTGGGAGTGGAGCTGATTCTGAAAGTAGGCCCTGGACAGAAAGCAAACTCAGATACTCACTACTCCTGGCCAGATGAGTCACTGTCCATCACAGAGAAGGGttggcggggtgggggtggtgtcTACAAAGCTGTGAAAGAAATATGTTCCAGGTGTCCAAAGAGCGGGAAGGAAGCCCAAGTGTGAGGCCCCCAGGTGTGGCTAGTTGGATTTGAAAGGGTTGGGagctggaggtgggaggagggctccctgcagcctctaaTTGCCTTCACATGTATATAAAGTTGGTGGCTGTTTACTCTTCAGTGGTGTCTCACCTAGCAGTAGGATTATGTAAGGGAGATTACAAATTAGAGcatcatgattttaaaataattgtaataaaCATCAATTTGAATTTGAACTTAACTCACAACATTAtttcccaaagaaagaaaaggaagcgtTAAATTTCTTAGTTTCAACTGCATAAATTAATgaatggttatttttaaaaaagacctaAAAATTATTACCTGTTTGTGGGGTGTTTCTCATTGGTGAcagtattaaaacattttaatcaaaTGTCAAATCAATTAAAACATCTGGCaagattttatttgaaagttCCATACAAATTCAGTATTTTTCCTCAAATCTTCTACATTTTTTCatcaattatataatttaaaaaaagtaatttttttctctaattctttctgGTTTATACCAGTATGCTGTACAATATTTTCTATGTGTGCTACAACATGACAAAGGTTGGGAAACATTGATACAATGTGGTATGGTCCCTGGGTATTATTCACATCTGCTGTGTTACTCCATTAGCACTGTGTTATGTTACTGGCTTCATAAGGATCCAATATGATTCATGCTCTAAGTCCCAAGCaagtttccccatctttgtgttcAATTTCTGCATCTTTGTGGTGGGGAAATGGAAAGTAATTTTAGATAGATATGTAAATTTCATATAGTTTAATAAgctatgttttgaaaatatttaatacctTGGTTTAAAGATGATCTTGTGTATCTGTGAGCTACTGAGCTAACAGCAATGGAAAATTTCAATGAAGAATCGGAGTTTTAGCTAGCCAAGTCCAATccttcattttagagatgaggaaaccaaagctgAAAGAGGATTCTGTGCTCAAGTAGAGCCAGAGCTTAGACTAGAAAACAGATGTCAAGCCTCCCAAATTTAGAGCTTTACTACAATAACCTTAACTTGCATGCTATTCATATTAGTAGACTTTCCTTTTTCATACATTTTGGGTACGtcttaaatatatacttaaacaTGTTGATTCATTCAAAGGAGTCAGATGTGTCCAGGAAGTAACGAAGTGGTAAGTAAAAAGTATAAGGACAATTATTTGTGAACACCAGATTATTCCAAGATAAAGCAGTGCCTGGAAGAGTCAATGTCTGGAATGATAAGGAAGGGaagatggaaggaagaaaagaagtccTTTTGTTTCCTATAAATAAGAGCTGTGAGTCTCAACAACCAAGAACAGAGATCAGAATACCAAAATAAAGGAATATAGGGGTTTATGAAGAATTTAATATTGGCATATCTAAGTATTTTTGCATTTGGTATAGGAATCTTTAAAAAAAGCAGCCCCTCTAGTCTATAAATTAAAAGTTTTACCATATTGATAATGTATTCTAGGTGCATAATATACTGAGATTTTGTGCTAAGAAATCCAGTGTTTGCTTTTAAGCTTGTATTTTGTCAAAGTGAATTTCTGTAAAAAAATCTTCCAAACTATTCAGCTAAGACTTTTTATAATGTATTCTCAAATTTAAGCTTTGCTGCACCAGAATACAACCAGAATACTAACACATTATTATACACAATATAAGGATTATTGCAGTTTATTTAACACTAAAAGTAGTCATGCttcatatacaataaaatatattacaatgaTCATTTTTAATGCTTTATTCATTGattaaaagaatatacatttaacATAAACCATACAACATCAGTCATCAGGTCAAACATTCAGCTGGTTTCCTTACAGTTTCTGTCAGGAGTTATTTTATCTGATCACATTTATAAGATAAAATCTCACCACATCTGGCATTTACACACACTGTGCCAGTGGATTCACACTACTGATGTACATATAAAATCCGCATGGTATGTGCTCACTGGAGACAAAACAGTGCACACCTGTCAAAAGGTCATTTTAATATAAGATGGTAAAACCATTTGTAAAACACATATAAACTTTTTtccataaatagaatcatatctGGACATCTGTTGCATAAATTGTGTTTCCAAAGCTTACAATAGAGCAGCCAGGTCTCAGCACTGCTGGGCACCCAGGTTGGCTACTTACTTTATTATTGCAGACTGTCCTTTAACATTAAATGCACAACATTCGTACCACTTAAAACTGGGGTCAGGTGGAAGTCTCACAGAGACCACGTCTGTACCGCGGTTGCCCTGAAACAGTTAATAGGCTTTTAAAGCCTCTCAGATATAACAAGGTTTTAAAACATACTTCATGGAATGTTCTTCATGTATCATAGCAGCTCATACCTGTGATAGAacaagctttcagtttttcctttctttcctttacatTCACTATTCACAGTGAAACAggtgcatgtttttttttctttttttttttttttgttttgttttttcagagttCTGAGGTTGCTGACTGAGCCACAGCACAGCTGTGTACCACAGGTCGAAATTCGACCTTAAATATTACAATCTAGCAGTATCTGGCTGGCCAGAGTGGGCCGGCCCCTGCCAGCATGTGGGCACTTCTTCATTAAGTCTATTCTTTGGCAGCTGACACGCGTGCTGACAGAGAAAAATCCAGTGACTTGTTGCTAGGGATTTCACGACTAATGTTTTTGCAAGCATGTGTATTTAcaactctgtatttttatttccttcaggagATTTTACTCTGAAATACAGTTTCTTTCTTCCCCCACTATTTGAAATCTGGGCTAAATGAATGTGTAATGTAATTGATGAATAAAATTATGTCAGATATAGTTAAAAAATCCAACAATTTCAGTATTCGTGTTTatgtaaatgcattttttttaaaaggattaaGCAATGTTCTAACCTAGTActatacaaaattcaaaatggTAACTGGTGATATCAACTATTAGATATGTAATGAAAGTTAAAGTCTTGGCTTTTCTGTTACAGATAATTCATTTGGGATATTATTTATCTTCCATTTGaaatcaaaattaatgaaatGCTATCAGAATGCATGGATGCAGTGCATTGCATATAAATCTACCAGGCtatggatatatatctatatatgtataaaaatattttggctcCTGAGCTCTGAACTCTGacacacaaagaataaaaacGTCAAAAAGGCAGAGTAACTCAGTGAAAAATAAAGTTAGCCAGCAACCTCAGACAATCTTCGGCTGTATATCCTTAAGGTTTGGTAGCAAGTCCATTAACCGTGAAAGCCCTATACATTGTCACTTTGAACTTCTAAACCAATACCCGACTACGTTCTTTGATCAAGAagtagaatatacatatataattctaTAAAGCTAATACTGATTAAACACAGCACAAAAGGATTAATTCacactactgaaaaaaaaaacataataggACCCTACTTGCATATGTAACCACAGgaattctacatttaaaaaaagctAAATGTCTTCACTGAAGCTTTGCATCTCTCTGTAAAAATGACGATTTGGTTCAGTGAAGACACTGAGTGATTCGATGTCCATGACTGCATGCCAAGGTTGACCCAGGCCCAGGGATACCTGCTCAATAAGGTTATGCACTGGATCTACATCCTGGTCGGCCAGTTCACCTTGGTCAAAATCAATGCTTTCCTCGGTGACTTCAAGCACTTTCAGATCAGAGCCCCGAAGACGAGCAATGGCAATGAGGTTGTGTGCCCACACCGTGTAacctgaaaaataaacaaaagacaacACTGTAATTTCCTtgcatttcctttctctttggtAAGTCTGTCTTTTCCTCATTCAAAGCTTCTAGAGAAGCTTCAAATTTGTATCTCACTTACCGTTTTGGTCTTTTTCCTTTAGAAATATATTGaaattggaaaaggaaacattGTTGTAtagcccagaaaaaaaaaggctagaaGTTGTGTTCAAGAGTTACCGCTATAGGTGGTGAATTGGCAGGTGATCTAATCCTTTATGACACTACTTCATTCAGTAAAATAGACATTTAaagtatatacaaataaattttatagctTTGGGTAAAGATGTACCATAAGCATGAAATTTTTAGTTCATATATGCATGTATCTGTTAACCACACAtggtaaatgtatttttcatttgtgaaaaATCATCTCCTATAATGCTTTGCAAAGTTATGAAGTGACACTTTAAAGGTAAACTGTTAATTGTCAGTAGCAAATacgtaaattataaaacaatcatGTGAATGATATGCACCAACTTCAGAATAATAACTACTTCTGGGAAGGAATAAAGAGGAATGAATACGGGGAGCTTtagcataaagaagaaaaaggcttTAAAAAGACTGGcttaaattaacttttaaataaccTGATATGTCTTTACCCCATTGTGTTTAGCACTTTCAGTATTGATCTAGTCTTTTCTACTACCTCTGATGACTGGCATAAAGCAAGACTTGAAAAGCAAGGCATACATTCCCAAATACAAAtgcacactaaaaaaaaaaaaatgaaacagtgcTAGTAGGATAGCTAATAAGAGAGTTTAAGACATTCTTATAGACTACTTTGTAATTATCTTACAAGTATCCGAAAAGGAAGTAAATTTATTTGTCAGAATACCAACTCTAGATCCAAATGAGAACAGGTCACATTAAAATGAAAGCAGCATATCAATGGAACCAtcgttaaaaaaattatatacattaataCTTTGATACCAAGAATCTAAAAGATGAGGTAGTGAGCATGAAAGAAATCATACATTCTCTTCCCCCACACTATGTTTTAAGGGGTCGTGTGATTAGAGGAAATATATCTACCACAGGTATGTGTGCTTTCTTAGCTAAAttaatttcactgattttttatgAAATACCGCCATTCACATGATGGACAAAAAAGTAACAGGGAAGCTGGAGCAGAACACTTGGGTTTGAATATGATTTTCCTTTTGTAAGTGATATATCTTGCAAACTTTAAAAAGCATAAGAATCTGTATATTAACTTGATACAAGATTTCTTGATACTATAAAGGTCAGTGCTATCTCTTTATTGGGCAGAAAATGTTTTCGGTCTAATTCCAGTATCAGATTACAATGAACAAGATCACCTACCATGAATTGCCAGAAGAGAGAGCTTTGTGCACCTCCATGCTAATAAAACCAACGGATCTTCATTTCGGTTGTCACTAAGATCTGGAAAACCAGATGTGTCAATCACatcattcattaaaataaaatgagtgagGAATTTGTCATATTGCCTGGATATAAGATCAACAATAGCCCCTGAAACACAAGTGATATAGCTATCAAAATGAATCCTCTCTAGTGGTATACTGGGTTTCAGAATCTTTAACATATCTTCACTCTTGATATCAAAAGCCATTATATAGACCCGAAGGCTGGTGCTCTTTCGTGACAGGGCTTTCCAATGCTCATCATTTGGCATGTTGTCCAGAGACTTGTGCATTACAGAAACATTGTGAACCAGAAGAGACAGTCGTTGCAAAGGCACATGGTTGCTATCAGTTAAGACTCTTGCCATCTCAGCTGTAAAGTCACAAAAATCCAAGGCAAGTGAGTGCAGATTCACAAATCGCTCCAGTTCAACTGCAGTAATAAGAGTGCTGTTACCAGGAATATTATTGTCCAGTAAACTGAGGTGCTCCATGGTGTTGGCAACAGCATTAGAGAGAGATGACAGTGATGTTGGGGTTACTATTTCCAGCATAAACCCACAGGACAGCCATTTCAGTTGCCTACTATTACTCAGGATTTCTTCAAACAGTTGCTGAATTCTATAAGGAAAACACATGCCACAGTGATCCCATTAACATTTAGTTCTAATCTTTTAACACTGACTTTTGAAAACAGGCAATGAAAAGCATGCAATTTTGAGATCTATTTTTCCTCATTAGGTAATTTCGATTCAACCCACAGTAAATACCattaaaattcacattaaaatataatgaataagGTATATTAAACATACAGATCTATTAAACACATAGAAATATGTTCCTCATCCAAGAAAAGCACCACTTATATCCGTTTAGTAGAAAAGTATGATGACATACAATTTATGTTATAGCAAAGGCAagtagagaaataattttaaatagcaaTAATTATCCACTAAGTTACTTGATTTGTCTTAAAGATTTATGAGATGGAATGGCAGATGCTGTTCACTGTATTTCACCATTAAAACATTTCCAGGACCTATGttccttttaggaaaaaaatcattactCTTCTGTTTGTATCTCATAATTTCTTAGGAAAAACATATTATTAATAGTACAACCTCCTTTCCATTAACCATATAActtactgtttaatttttttgccaTCAGGGTCCACCTTGCTGAGGTATGTATTTGACAAACTTCCTTGCTGTTGTAGAACACTTATGTCTCCAAAAAGACTAAACTTCTGAAGGTTCCTACAAGAACAATCATTTAAAATGATTTGCTAAataatttatacttaaaaaatataaatataaaaaataagaatatgcaAAGGGGATATTCTAGGAAGGTTTCTATTTTATAACTCAATTAGAATCCAGTTAAGTACTTTCAGATTGCTTTATAcatatattcagatttttttttttttttttttttttttgagacggagtcttgctctgtctcccaggctggagggcagtggcgcgatcccggatcactgcaggctccgcctcccgggttcacgccattctcctgcctcagcctcccgactagctgggactacaggcgcccgccaccatgcccggctaatttttttgtatttttagtagagacggggttcagaTTTCTTTATACATACAAAGCAACATGATACAGGAGAAGTGGCATAAGCTTTAAAGAACAAGGACTAGAGTATAAAGATTGGTTCAGGAACTAAATTTATAATGACCATGGAAAAGTCTCTTAATGTGCCTGAGACTCAATTCTTCATCAGTAATAACAATACCTACCTTATAGGGTTTAAGGATAAATGACACAATGATATATGACAAACTATATAAGCTCTAAATTTTATAGAGATGATAATTACAATATAAACATGTCTCAAACCAGTTAATTTAGTCAACATGTTAAATGCTCCAGGGTAAGTCACTGCCCTGAAGGTATCTACTCAGTTAAGAAATATTCCTTAACTGAAATCTAAAGAGAACCTTCTCCAGTTTTATGATCAAACCATACAGCTTATGAACAACAGAAGTAGAAAACTAtgtaaggccaggtgcggtggctcacacctgtggtcctggcactttgggagaccaaggcggggggatcgcttgaggtcaggagttcgagaccagcctggccaacatggcaagaccttgtctctaatgaaaatacaaaaattggctgggcgtggtggcacatgcctggaatcccagctgaaccgggaggcggaggttgcagtgagccaagatcatgccactgcactccagcctgggagacagactctacctaagaaaactagaaaactatGTTAAAATCTTTTCGTTTTAGATAATTTTAGCTACAAAACATATAGTTTTCTGATagtaaaattgtaaataaaataggagaaaacTGGATGAAGAGAAAACTCCTAAGTCCAATAATAACGAACTAGATATTTCATTTATAACATAAAACTTAGggataatttcaattaaaaaatgtatcatCTACAACAGTGATACAAGAtttagataaatgaaaaataccatttctttttttttttttggagacagtgtcttgctctgttgttcaggttggagcgcagtggtatgatcacagctcactgcagccccaacctcctgggcttaagtgatccttccagctcagcctcctgagtagctgggaccacaggcatgtgccaccatatgtggataattttaaatattttgtatttgttggactctcaaagtgctgagattacaagtatgagccaccatgtctggcctgaaAAACACCATTTCTTGATGGTATGTCACATTTTCTCAAGTAAATCACCTTAATTTCACGGAAAAGCccaatgattctaaaatttagcTTGAGGAATAATCATTAATTCGTTTATTCATTTAACCAACAATTCCCTGAGGGCCTACGAAGTACCAGGAACTGTGCTATATACTAGAGACACAATAGTGATTCAGTGCTGTGAAGGACAAGTACATGGTGCTACATATCATGGGCATATTTGACACTGTAAGGCAGAGCAGGCGTCCCTAAATTGATTTAAatggatctttttttttgtttgtttgagatggagtctcgctctgtcgcccaggctggagtgcagtggcacgatctcggctcactgcaagctccgcctcccgggttcatgccattctcctgcctcagcctcccgagtagctgggactacaggcgcccgccaccatgcccagctaattttttgtatttttagtagagatggggtttcaccgtgttagccaggatggtgtcgatctcctgacctcgtgatccacccgcctcggcctcccaaagtgctgggattacaggcgtgagccaccgcgcccggctttaaATGGATCTTAAGAATAAGTGGAAGTTAACCAGGATAAGTAAGGTAGGGAGACAGCATTATAGGGAAAAGGAAAAGCATTTGCAGCACTTGAAGAGATCAAAGCGAGCTGAAAAGAATCCAAAGTGACTGGAGTACAGAGAGTAAGTGAACATGAAGTGATGATGTAGAGGTAGACAGGGTTCTatgtcaaagaaaaaattttgtaAGCTGCTCAACaatcattttaagaaaagaataggctgggcgcggtggctcacacctgtaatcccagcactttgggaggctgaggtgggtggatcacgaggtcaggagttcgagaccagtccggccaacatagtgaaaccccatgtctaataaaaatacaaaaaattagccaggtgtggtggtgtgcacctgtaatcccagctacttgggaggctaaggcaggagaatcgcgtgaacctgggagatgggaggttgcagtgagccgagatcacgccattgcactccagcccaggtgacagtgtgattctgtctcaaaaaaaaaaaaaaaaaaaaaaaaggaataaaatgattaaatttcTGTCTAGAAAATGTTACTGTGGCATTAGAACAGTCTGGAAGGATGCCAGAACCAAAGTGGGGAGATGAGTTAAGAAAGTATTTTAGTAATAGAGATGAGAGATACTGGCATCTTGAACTGGAGTTTTGTTGGTCAATGTAGAGAAAATGGACAGCCTCAAGCTACATATCAGAGGTAAAATGGACAGGAATAGGTGCTGGATTAGCTATAGGGGGTGAGGGGACAGTAGGCGAGAATAACTCCTAAATTTTCTGGGTTGTGTTAACATGGTACAGTTTCTTTCTTACTGGGATAGggaatattagaaatgaaaatcagggaatttttttggggggtgtggAGGCATGGTGGTGAAGTAAACAATGAGCACTATTTTGCACATGTTGAACCTGAGGTGCCTTTAAGATAGTCAAGTCTTCCTAATCTTAGAATAGCAATAAATTAGACAGGAAGTGATACATTTTTgactatataaaaatgaaaaacttgatATCCAACAGCATACCTCACTAAAAAGGGCAAACCAACATTGTGAGAAAAATGTGTAACAAATgctacagttttttaaaaaaattaatatataaaatcaccccacataagaaaaatatgaagaatcCAAGTAGTAAATAGGAAAAGGTTATAAAACAGCCAATGTAGAACATGTCAAGGAAAACATCACAGGAATTACTAATGGAAATAATCTAATTTTTCTTgacctttaaaaagttttagtcACTCTGGTAAATCTAATCAACTTGACATGTGATtctaaactgtattttaaaaaacatttcaaagagACATTGAACAAAAAaaccatatttttttctattacagaAAGGATATAAAACTGTTCTTGTGAGAATGGCTTCCATATTAGACTCCAAAGAATACATTACTAACATATATAAGTATGTCTGCTTTTGAGGTTTTTATCCTTTCTTTATTCTAAAGTTGCTACCATATCCATAAATTATAAAGACGTTAATTTGTTTTCCGtaagttttcttaaaaagaaaaataaaaaaatttaaaggcttCTAAAAGAATGGATATTTGGCTTTGGAGAATATAAGGTAttatataaagtagaaaaaatatgtCACACAATTTCTAATAATACTCAGAGGGGACAGTCATACAGTCTCagtatttttctcctttcaactCAACTTTCATTTATTTGGTGGTATTAAAATACACATGTAAGAGACTTTTACTTCTACAAAGAAACACTAAGGACAACTGCCTTCCCTCTGTAAACAACTATAAaactagagaaaacaaaataattgttttcagaCATTGGACAATAAGCAATATAGGACTGTGATCctgaaagatggggaaaaaatgagGTGTGTATTATAAATTGCCTCAGATTATGGTCTGGAGAGAGTTTTCAGGTTACAACATAGCCTGGTAGTCTCCCTGAATCGAGGAGACAAGAGATTTTGGGGAGTTTGCAGTCTAGAATTTTAGGGCAGAGTACCAGAGACAAACTGTACAGAAAGAGCTTCACAGATTTGCAAAGACTTCATATTACCCAGGTTTTTGGCTGAGTAATGATTTGTACATGTGTCGGGCAAAACTACAAGTCTGAAGAGAGAACCGCTGGAAAGCAGTAGAGTCCACACAGTGGTAAGGTAACACGGCTCACAACTAGGAGAAAAATCCATCAACAGAAATATACTCAGAAATGGCAGATGAAGGATTTAGGGAAATAACTTAAATCAGCTATTAAAACTATACTCCATAAaactattcatccataaaaagaatatggattggaaagaaagaagcagaagtGTCCTTATTTGCCAATTACATGATCATTTACACAAAAATTCTAAGGAATCTAAAAAAAGCTACTATAACTATGAGTTCAGTAAAGTTAGCAAGTTTAGTAAGGTCacaggatacaaggtcaatatataaaaatcaattgtatttctacatgCTAGCAATgaacatttggaaattaaaatttaaaaaagaactttttaCAGTAgtatcaaaatacaaaatatttaggaataaactgAACAGAAGTATCAGtcctatacactgaaaactacaaaacattgttgaaataaatcAAACAAGATCTAAGTAAATGGAATGCCATGTCTGTTGGTTGGAAGTTTCAATACTGTTAacatgtcaattctccccaaattgatcaaCAGACTCACACAATCCTAATAGGTACTATGCTTTAACAACAGATCTCTAGAAATTTTTCATCTTGCAGAACAGAAATTTTATACTCATTGATTAAcagttttccatttttcc encodes:
- the FBXO33 gene encoding F-box only protein 33; this encodes MLLFLSVPQPRPPGARTRAGAARVARWRRLRLQQLRRLRGLLRVLRGRPGAGSRRRGRMALCGQAAGAASLPSELIVHIFSFLPAPDRLRASASCSHWRECLFYPALWPQLRICLRVSPAEQPRLEFLMRKCGWFVRELRVEFAAENYLSGSGPGDGGGADTGTGGEEVEALQLSARWLEVLRTYLELVLCVLVSIRNNRNLQKFSLFGDISVLQQQGSLSNTYLSKVDPDGKKIKQIQQLFEEILSNSRQLKWLSCGFMLEIVTPTSLSSLSNAVANTMEHLSLLDNNIPGNSTLITAVELERFVNLHSLALDFCDFTAEMARVLTDSNHVPLQRLSLLVHNVSVMHKSLDNMPNDEHWKALSRKSTSLRVYIMAFDIKSEDMLKILKPSIPLERIHFDSYITCVSGAIVDLISRQYDKFLTHFILMNDVIDTSGFPDLSDNRNEDPLVLLAWRCTKLSLLAIHGYTVWAHNLIAIARLRGSDLKVLEVTEESIDFDQGELADQDVDPVHNLIEQVSLGLGQPWHAVMDIESLSVFTEPNRHFYREMQSFSEDI